A single region of the Mugil cephalus isolate CIBA_MC_2020 chromosome 4, CIBA_Mcephalus_1.1, whole genome shotgun sequence genome encodes:
- the prph gene encoding peripherin isoform X1, with protein sequence MSHSSAHTSTSYRRTFGSPHPISMSSYSPVSSRMPMSGGRYVRSMSPVVTSRSTTYHQQRSRPSPQPPRLSYDKVDFTLAEAINQEFLTTRSNEKAELQELNDRFASFIEKVRYLEQQNGALQQELNQFKGQQQHGQPNRASELFQEELREMRRQMDAVGKERDQYQLERDNLAEDLALIKQRLEEEAQKRADAESNLVAFRKDVDDATLARLELERKIESLMDEIEFLKKLHDEEIQDVQVSVQTHQLKMEVDSTSRPDLTGALRDIRAQYETIALKNMQESEDWYKSKFADLTESAKRNTDALRQAKQEANESRRQIQSLNCEIDAMKNTNEALLRQMREMEDQFGNEIANYQDNVGRLEDEIRHLKDEMARHLREYQDLLNVKMALDIEIATYRKLLEGEESRITVPILNIGMSNHFGDRDYEKPPESQSKRTVVIKTVETRDGEVVKESRREKERGSDKSDKEDKEDKEGKEDKEE encoded by the exons ATGAGCCATTCTTCAGCGCATACCTCCACCTCCTACAGGCGGACCTTTGGAAGCCCACACCCCATTTCAATGTCCTCCTACTCCCCCGTGTCCTCCCGTATGCCCATGTCCGGGGGACGCTATGTGCGTTCCATGTCTCCTGTGGTGACATCCCGCTCCACCACCTACCACCAACAACGCTCCCGTCCCAGCCCTCAGCCCCCTCGCCTCTCCTATGACAAGGTGGACTTCACCCTCGCTGAGGCCATCAACCAGGAGTTCCTCACCACTCGCAGCAACGAGAAGGCCGAGCTGCAGGAGCTCAATGACCGCTTCGCCAGCTTCATTGAGAAGGTGCGCTACCTAGAGCAGCAGAACGGCGCACTGCAGCAGGAGCTCAACCAGTTCAAGGGTCAGCAGCAGCACGGCCAGCCCAACCGTGCCTCCGAGCTCTTCCAGGAGGAGCTAAGGGAGATGCGGCGCCAGATGGATGCTGTTGGCAAAGAGAGAGACCAGTACCAGCTGGAGAGGGACAACCTGGCTGAAGACCTGGCACTAATCAAGCAGAG GTTGGAGGAAGAAGCCCAGAAGAGGGCGGATGCTGAGAGTAACCTGGTTGCCTTCCGCAAG GATGTGGATGATGCCACACTGGCCCGTCTGGAGCTGGAAAGGAAGATTGAGTCTCTGATGGATGAGATCGAATTCCTTAAGAAACTCCATGATGAG GAAATCCAGGATGTCCAGGTGAGTGTTCAGACCCATCAGCTGAAGATGGAGGTGGACAGCACCTCTAGGCCCGACCTAACTGGGGCTCTGAGGGACATCAGGGCCCAGTACGAGACCATTGCCTTGAAGAACATGCAAGAATCTGAGGACTGGTACAAGTCCAAG tttgCTGATTTGACTGAATCTGCAAAACGCAACACTGATGCTCTGAGGCAGGCCAAGCAGGAGGCCAACGAGTCCAGGAGGCAGATTCAGTCTCTCAACTGTGAAATTGATGCAATGAAGAACACT AATGAAGCTCTGCTGAGGCAGATGCGTGAAATGGAGGACCAGTTTGGCAATGAGATTGCCAACTACCAAGACAATGTAGGCCGACTGGAGGACGAGATCCGCCACCTGAAGGACGAGATGGCTCGCCACCTGAGGGAGTACCAGGACCTCCTCAATGTCAAAATGGCTCTGGACATTGAGATCGCTACTTACCGTAAACtgctggagggggaggagagcaG GATTACTGTTCCCATCCTCAATATTGGGATGAGCAATCACTTTGGTGACCGAG ACTATGAAAAACCTCCAGAAAGCCAGAGCAAGAGGACTGTGGTGATAAAGACAGTTGAGACTAGAGATGGAGAG gTGGTGAAGGAATccaggagggagaaagagagaggctcGGATAAAAGTGACAAGGAAGacaaggaggacaaggagggcaaggaggacaaggaggagtaA
- the prph gene encoding peripherin isoform X2, giving the protein MSHSSAHTSTSYRRTFGSPHPISMSSYSPVSSRMPMSGGRYVRSMSPVVTSRSTTYHQQRSRPSPQPPRLSYDKVDFTLAEAINQEFLTTRSNEKAELQELNDRFASFIEKVRYLEQQNGALQQELNQFKGQQQHGQPNRASELFQEELREMRRQMDAVGKERDQYQLERDNLAEDLALIKQRLEEEAQKRADAESNLVAFRKDVDDATLARLELERKIESLMDEIEFLKKLHDEEIQDVQVSVQTHQLKMEVDSTSRPDLTGALRDIRAQYETIALKNMQESEDWYKSKFADLTESAKRNTDALRQAKQEANESRRQIQSLNCEIDAMKNTNEALLRQMREMEDQFGNEIANYQDNVGRLEDEIRHLKDEMARHLREYQDLLNVKMALDIEIATYRKLLEGEESRITVPILNIGMSNHFGDRGGEGIQEGERERLG; this is encoded by the exons ATGAGCCATTCTTCAGCGCATACCTCCACCTCCTACAGGCGGACCTTTGGAAGCCCACACCCCATTTCAATGTCCTCCTACTCCCCCGTGTCCTCCCGTATGCCCATGTCCGGGGGACGCTATGTGCGTTCCATGTCTCCTGTGGTGACATCCCGCTCCACCACCTACCACCAACAACGCTCCCGTCCCAGCCCTCAGCCCCCTCGCCTCTCCTATGACAAGGTGGACTTCACCCTCGCTGAGGCCATCAACCAGGAGTTCCTCACCACTCGCAGCAACGAGAAGGCCGAGCTGCAGGAGCTCAATGACCGCTTCGCCAGCTTCATTGAGAAGGTGCGCTACCTAGAGCAGCAGAACGGCGCACTGCAGCAGGAGCTCAACCAGTTCAAGGGTCAGCAGCAGCACGGCCAGCCCAACCGTGCCTCCGAGCTCTTCCAGGAGGAGCTAAGGGAGATGCGGCGCCAGATGGATGCTGTTGGCAAAGAGAGAGACCAGTACCAGCTGGAGAGGGACAACCTGGCTGAAGACCTGGCACTAATCAAGCAGAG GTTGGAGGAAGAAGCCCAGAAGAGGGCGGATGCTGAGAGTAACCTGGTTGCCTTCCGCAAG GATGTGGATGATGCCACACTGGCCCGTCTGGAGCTGGAAAGGAAGATTGAGTCTCTGATGGATGAGATCGAATTCCTTAAGAAACTCCATGATGAG GAAATCCAGGATGTCCAGGTGAGTGTTCAGACCCATCAGCTGAAGATGGAGGTGGACAGCACCTCTAGGCCCGACCTAACTGGGGCTCTGAGGGACATCAGGGCCCAGTACGAGACCATTGCCTTGAAGAACATGCAAGAATCTGAGGACTGGTACAAGTCCAAG tttgCTGATTTGACTGAATCTGCAAAACGCAACACTGATGCTCTGAGGCAGGCCAAGCAGGAGGCCAACGAGTCCAGGAGGCAGATTCAGTCTCTCAACTGTGAAATTGATGCAATGAAGAACACT AATGAAGCTCTGCTGAGGCAGATGCGTGAAATGGAGGACCAGTTTGGCAATGAGATTGCCAACTACCAAGACAATGTAGGCCGACTGGAGGACGAGATCCGCCACCTGAAGGACGAGATGGCTCGCCACCTGAGGGAGTACCAGGACCTCCTCAATGTCAAAATGGCTCTGGACATTGAGATCGCTACTTACCGTAAACtgctggagggggaggagagcaG GATTACTGTTCCCATCCTCAATATTGGGATGAGCAATCACTTTGGTGACCGAG gTGGTGAAGGAATccaggagggagaaagagagaggctcGGATAA